From Zingiber officinale cultivar Zhangliang chromosome 5B, Zo_v1.1, whole genome shotgun sequence, the proteins below share one genomic window:
- the LOC121986705 gene encoding F-box/kelch-repeat protein At3g61590-like: protein MPRASDEHCSRGMPFYRTKSCIRCSPFCPSPTSSNWASCANGGRVYDPCLLRWYNFDSPRLKKSIWRASSSCGLVCLMNVNDGNRLLVGNPIKRDWKLLPQVPDSSSLHYNALALSLDCRTRGYTVAVAKCTHTLLPGNSCHWYLSVHIYESTTKSWATPFAQDIGFRMGSNKAVICSGVLYYFIGLHPWHRCLVAFDLSKPPSSTESLIQESIRCPYRLACAGLINLSNKLVMVGMIEYYWPNEAEGVVILKLEDKTWREVARMSISMYMTLHGKNFICCGAGDFLFMHSSLCPELLTFDMRQKVWKWSSQLCPCPRPDTEPLQFRSLCYSGFRFEPRLDVSS from the exons ATGCCCCGAGCTAGTGACGAACATTGTAGTCGTGGGATGCCATTCTACCGGACGAAGTCCTGCATCAGGTGCTCTCCTTTTTGCCCATCGCCAACATCATCAAATTGGGCATCATGTGCAAACGGTG GCCGCGTGTACGACCCTTGTCTCCTCCGATGGTACAACTTCGACTCCCCCCGCTTAAAAAAGAGCATCTGGCGCGCGTCCTCCTCCTGCGGCCTCGTCTGCTTAATGAACGTCAATGACGGGAACCGCTTATTGGTCGGCAATCCCATCAAAAGAGACTGGAAGTTGCTTCCTCAAGTCCCCGACAGCTCTTCCCTCCACTACAACGCGCTCGCCTTGTCGTTAGACTGCCGCACGCGCGGCTACACCGTGGCCGTCGCCAAGTGCACCCACACCCTGCTGCCAGGGAACTCCTGTCATTGGTACTTATCCGTCCACATCTACGAATCGACCACAAAATCGTGGGCCACGCCCTTTGCCCAAGACATCGGCTTCCGGATGGGCAGCAACAAGGCCGTCATATGCAGCGGCGTGCTCTATTACTTCATTGGCCTGCACCCGTGGCATCGCTGCCTAGTAGCATTCGATCTTTCCAAGCCGCCCTCAAGCACAGAGTCTCTGATTCAAGAATCGATTCGTTGTCCATACCGTCTTGCCTGTGCTGGGTTGATCAACCTATCGAACAAATTGGTCATGGTCGGCATGATTGAGTACTACTGGCCGAACGAGGCAGAGGGAGTGGTGATTTTGAAACTCGAGGATAAGACATGGCGAGAGGTGGCTCGAATGTCGATCTCCATGTACATGACGTTACACGGCAAAAATTTCATTTGTTGCGGTGCCGGCGACTTCCTCTTCATGCACTCCTCGTTGTGCCCGGAGCTATTGACCTTCGACATGAGGCAGAAGGTGTGGAAATGGTCGAGCCAGCTGTGTCCATGCCCGCGCCCCGACACTGAGCCATTGCAGTTCAGGTCCCTATGCTACTCCGGCTTCCGTTTCGAACCGAGGCTTGACGTCTCTTCTTGA